In the Pseudanabaena sp. PCC 7367 genome, one interval contains:
- a CDS encoding SDR family NAD(P)-dependent oxidoreductase produces the protein MNEYLSNFKRDLQVAVIGASGGIGSAFVDHLVAETRVSQIYAFSRSPQSYRHPKVSSHAIDYATEKSIAAAAAQIPSPLDLVIVTTGLLHNERIQPEKSMRALTTEAFMAAFQVNTIGPALVAKHFLPKLSKKRNTVFAVLSARLSSISDNYLGGWYAYRASKAALNMVLKNAAIETTRRNKLAAIVGLHPGTVDTALSEPFQANVPDCKLFTPAYASACLLQVINQVTPADSGDLFAWDGSRIPF, from the coding sequence ATGAATGAATATCTTTCTAATTTTAAGCGAGACTTACAAGTAGCGGTGATTGGTGCTTCCGGGGGGATTGGTAGCGCCTTTGTAGATCATCTGGTGGCAGAAACCAGAGTTAGCCAGATCTATGCCTTTTCTCGATCGCCCCAATCTTATCGCCATCCTAAAGTTAGCTCCCATGCGATCGACTATGCCACCGAAAAATCGATCGCGGCCGCTGCTGCCCAGATTCCTAGCCCGCTGGATCTGGTAATCGTCACCACTGGCCTGTTGCACAATGAAAGAATCCAGCCCGAAAAATCAATGCGAGCCTTGACCACTGAGGCATTCATGGCGGCTTTCCAGGTAAATACGATCGGCCCTGCGCTGGTGGCTAAGCACTTTTTGCCCAAGCTCAGCAAAAAACGCAATACAGTCTTTGCGGTACTATCGGCAAGGTTAAGCAGCATTTCCGATAATTATCTCGGCGGATGGTATGCCTATCGCGCTTCCAAGGCGGCGTTGAATATGGTGCTAAAGAATGCCGCGATCGAGACGACCAGACGGAATAAACTGGCAGCGATCGTAGGTCTGCACCCTGGTACGGTTGATACTGCCCTTTCTGAACCGTTTCAAGCCAATGTACCCGATTGCAAGTTGTTTACCCCTGCCTATGCCTCTGCCTGCCTGTTGCAAGTAATCAATCAAGTCACTCCCGCTGATTCGGGCGATCTATTCGCCTGGGATGGTAGTCGCATTCCTTTTTGA
- a CDS encoding DUF2628 domain-containing protein: MQFITCSECSQSNPENSLYCSNCGAPLNTTVPKPEKYTGYYARVFNEFDNVGGEFKPTWNWWSLLFGPFWYLYKGIWLKGVILLVLPFTGFLAPFCWIYSGVCGNYDLYLLQVKNKQFW, from the coding sequence ATGCAATTCATAACTTGCAGTGAATGTAGCCAATCTAATCCGGAAAACTCTTTATATTGCTCTAACTGTGGAGCACCATTAAATACTACGGTTCCAAAGCCCGAAAAGTATACTGGTTATTATGCAAGAGTATTTAACGAATTCGATAACGTTGGTGGTGAATTTAAACCTACGTGGAATTGGTGGTCTCTTCTTTTTGGACCTTTTTGGTACCTTTATAAGGGGATATGGCTTAAAGGAGTAATTTTGCTTGTGCTTCCTTTTACTGGTTTCCTTGCTCCATTCTGTTGGATCTATTCTGGTGTTTGTGGAAACTATGACCTTTATCTGCTACAGGTTAAGAATAAGCAATTTTGGTAA
- a CDS encoding DUF554 domain-containing protein: protein MALSFWAKTSGTWINILTVLIGTGTGLLLHRRLPDRLLKILTQGIGLLTIWIGVSMAGSLNQAQAGQLPGAIAGLLSITIGGVLGEWWQLEQKLTAIGDWLKFKFKGKGKFTEGFVAASLLFCIGPMTLIGSLNNGLTGDNALLTLKATMDGIAAIALTGSYGIGVGFSTLVIMVFQGGVSLAAGLLSSSIADPATNPAIALLTGVGGLMILGIGINLLGIGAIAVASFLPALVVAPLIFWLASWFG from the coding sequence ATGGCGCTTAGTTTCTGGGCAAAGACCAGTGGCACCTGGATCAACATATTGACAGTTCTAATCGGTACTGGCACAGGGTTATTATTGCATCGCCGTTTGCCCGATCGCCTCCTAAAAATCCTCACCCAGGGCATTGGTTTACTCACGATCTGGATTGGTGTGAGCATGGCCGGAAGCCTCAACCAGGCACAGGCCGGACAGCTACCAGGCGCGATCGCCGGACTCTTATCGATCACCATTGGCGGCGTGCTGGGGGAATGGTGGCAGCTTGAGCAAAAATTAACCGCGATCGGCGATTGGCTTAAGTTCAAATTCAAAGGCAAGGGCAAATTCACGGAAGGTTTTGTGGCAGCCAGCTTGCTATTTTGCATTGGCCCCATGACCCTGATTGGTAGCCTGAACAATGGCCTGACTGGCGATAATGCCCTTTTAACTTTAAAAGCGACTATGGATGGGATCGCCGCGATCGCCCTGACCGGCAGCTATGGCATCGGTGTGGGTTTTTCCACCCTGGTGATTATGGTGTTTCAGGGTGGGGTTTCGCTGGCGGCGGGTTTACTTTCCAGTTCGATCGCTGATCCGGCCACCAATCCAGCGATCGCGCTGCTCACTGGTGTGGGCGGTTTAATGATTTTGGGGATTGGCATTAATTTATTAGGAATTGGTGCGATCGCGGTGGCTTCATTTTTGCCCGCCCTGGTGGTTGCGCCGTTAATATTCTGGCTGGCAAGCTGGTTTGGTTAA
- a CDS encoding pyridoxamine 5'-phosphate oxidase family protein, which produces MNSVYHPGELAVQAKAGVSQEAQFLAKMINSQLQPMAKGFLATQQIAIATSIDRQNQVWASLLTGEPGFIAPISDRIVQIKTPPTAGDPLIENLAHHHEIGVLAIDLATRRRMRLNGWAELLPDNFGIQLHTKQVYFNCPKYIQTRQIEPAPINNGQVNSTPERSSDLSLSQREWIANADTFFVASFDPDSRGADASHRGGMPGFIKVSSDRQLVYPDYAGNNMFNTLGNINANPASGLLFVDFNQGSTLQLTGKSKIIWDQARIQEFAGAERLVEFTIETAIEINNATHLRWRFGEYSPFNPMVADPGANLKQLACNA; this is translated from the coding sequence ATGAATAGCGTTTATCATCCCGGTGAATTAGCCGTACAAGCCAAAGCAGGCGTGAGCCAGGAAGCCCAATTCCTGGCCAAAATGATTAATTCCCAATTGCAACCAATGGCAAAGGGATTCTTAGCCACGCAGCAAATTGCGATCGCCACCTCGATCGATCGGCAAAATCAAGTCTGGGCATCGCTATTAACTGGCGAGCCAGGATTTATTGCCCCGATCAGCGATCGGATTGTACAAATCAAAACTCCTCCTACCGCAGGCGATCCCCTCATTGAAAACCTCGCCCATCATCATGAAATCGGTGTATTGGCGATCGACTTGGCTACCCGTCGCCGGATGCGATTGAACGGTTGGGCGGAATTATTGCCCGATAACTTTGGCATTCAACTCCACACCAAACAAGTCTATTTCAATTGTCCTAAATATATTCAAACTAGGCAGATCGAGCCTGCACCTATAAACAATGGGCAAGTGAATTCAACACCTGAGCGATCGAGCGATCTAAGCCTTAGTCAACGGGAATGGATCGCTAATGCGGATACTTTTTTTGTCGCTAGCTTTGATCCCGATAGCAGGGGTGCAGATGCTTCCCATCGGGGTGGAATGCCAGGGTTTATCAAGGTGAGTAGCGATCGCCAATTAGTTTATCCTGATTATGCTGGCAACAATATGTTTAATACGCTGGGTAATATTAATGCCAATCCTGCTTCTGGCCTGCTATTTGTGGACTTCAACCAAGGAAGCACGCTGCAATTAACTGGCAAATCTAAGATCATTTGGGATCAAGCTCGAATTCAAGAATTTGCTGGTGCAGAACGGCTGGTGGAATTTACGATCGAGACGGCGATCGAGATTAATAATGCCACTCATCTACGCTGGCGCTTTGGTGAATATTCCCCCTTCAATCCAATGGTGGCTGATCCAGGGGCAAATTTAAAGCAGCTAGCTTGCAACGCATAA
- a CDS encoding alpha/beta hydrolase — MLQSISISPQATGITPTGLLVALHGWGANAQDLASLVPLLKLPTYQFIFLEAPFPHPAVADGRAWYDLNKPGAEGLVESRELLQAYLQDLPQQTGIALDKTILMGFSQGGAMTMDVGLGLPLAGLVVLSGYLHPFAQQLPDRKPPTLLVHGKYDQVVPIVAAQSAQKTLTKQGVDLEYEEYEMGHEITLPVIDRVREFIADISDLAGAGE; from the coding sequence ATGCTGCAATCGATTTCTATTTCCCCTCAGGCAACTGGCATTACCCCCACTGGCCTGCTCGTTGCCCTGCATGGTTGGGGCGCAAATGCCCAGGATTTGGCCTCGCTGGTGCCGTTGTTGAAGTTGCCCACCTATCAATTTATTTTCTTGGAAGCGCCTTTTCCGCATCCGGCGGTGGCTGATGGCAGGGCTTGGTATGACTTAAATAAACCTGGTGCAGAGGGCTTGGTGGAGAGCCGTGAACTGTTGCAGGCCTATTTGCAGGATCTGCCTCAACAAACTGGCATTGCCCTGGATAAAACAATCCTAATGGGCTTCTCCCAGGGCGGGGCGATGACGATGGATGTGGGGCTGGGGTTGCCACTGGCTGGATTGGTGGTTTTGAGTGGTTATTTACATCCCTTTGCCCAGCAATTACCCGATCGCAAACCGCCAACTTTGCTGGTGCATGGTAAGTATGACCAGGTGGTGCCGATCGTGGCGGCGCAGAGTGCGCAAAAAACGCTAACCAAGCAGGGCGTAGATCTTGAGTATGAAGAGTATGAGATGGGGCATGAGATTACTTTGCCCGTAATCGATCGGGTGCGGGAGTTTATTGCTGATATTTCGGATCTAGCTGGTGCTGGTGAGTAG
- a CDS encoding dipeptide ABC transporter ATP-binding protein, translating into MDKLLTVDALTIQYVGSALPAVEGVSLSIGSGESLGLVGESGCGKSTLGRSLIQLLPAGSQVEGRLDFGKDISLDLIQPLSEQWLQHWRGEKIALIFQDPMTRLNPLMTIEAHGLEVLRSHLPKLSSRQAKQKLYETLATVRIDPKRANQYPHEFSGGMRQRVAIALALLLDPALLIADEPTTSLDVTVAAEILQELTELRQQRQMGLLLITHDLGLVAKYCDRIAVMYDGAIVETGLTKQILAQPQHPYTQQLLNSVIHFDVPYFEPSTSKGTADSANDRESAQDFKATKTKEIIREPKSEQGDRPTLPLLEVKQLTKHFMVGANFLARLADRSAGVVKAVDRINFKIWPGEIMGLIGESGSGKSTTGRAILQLIRPDSGSVKLNGTELTKLRGGKLRKLRSQMQMIFQDPRACLNPRMNVFRSVADPLLIHQRVANLQAAREPVFDILAKVGLDSSFADRLPRDLSGGQLQRVAIARALITQPSFIICDEPVSMLDATIQAQTLELMRALKEEFKLTYLFITHDLAVANFFCDRIAVMQQGKIVEQGKTNQVLYAPQHPYTRSLLNSVPRL; encoded by the coding sequence GTGGATAAATTATTAACCGTTGATGCGCTGACAATTCAATACGTTGGTTCTGCCCTACCAGCGGTTGAGGGGGTGAGCCTGTCGATCGGCAGCGGTGAAAGTCTGGGGTTGGTGGGCGAAAGTGGCTGTGGTAAGTCTACGCTGGGGCGATCGCTGATTCAACTGCTGCCTGCGGGTTCTCAGGTGGAAGGACGGTTGGATTTTGGCAAGGATATTTCCTTGGATTTAATCCAGCCATTGTCTGAGCAATGGTTGCAACATTGGCGCGGTGAAAAGATCGCTTTGATTTTTCAAGACCCCATGACCAGGCTCAATCCACTGATGACAATCGAGGCACATGGGCTGGAGGTGTTGCGTTCCCATCTGCCAAAGCTCTCATCGCGTCAGGCTAAGCAAAAGCTCTATGAGACTCTGGCCACGGTTAGGATCGACCCCAAACGTGCCAATCAATATCCCCATGAATTCAGCGGCGGGATGCGGCAACGGGTAGCGATCGCCCTGGCTTTATTACTCGATCCAGCCTTGTTGATTGCCGATGAACCCACCACCAGCCTGGATGTGACCGTGGCGGCGGAGATTTTGCAGGAGCTGACCGAACTACGGCAACAGCGGCAGATGGGTTTGCTTTTGATTACCCATGATCTGGGCTTGGTGGCCAAATATTGCGATCGCATTGCGGTGATGTATGACGGGGCGATCGTGGAAACTGGCCTTACTAAGCAAATTCTGGCGCAACCCCAACATCCCTACACCCAGCAATTATTAAACTCGGTGATTCATTTTGATGTGCCCTATTTTGAACCATCGACCAGCAAGGGTACGGCTGATTCAGCGAATGATCGTGAGTCGGCGCAAGATTTTAAAGCAACTAAGACCAAAGAAATAATTAGGGAGCCAAAGTCTGAACAGGGCGATCGCCCCACCCTGCCTTTGCTGGAAGTCAAGCAATTAACTAAGCATTTTATGGTTGGCGCAAACTTCTTGGCTCGCTTAGCCGATCGCTCCGCTGGCGTAGTCAAGGCTGTCGATCGCATTAATTTCAAAATCTGGCCAGGGGAAATCATGGGGTTGATTGGTGAAAGTGGCTCCGGCAAAAGCACCACCGGCAGGGCAATCCTCCAGTTAATCCGGCCTGATTCCGGCTCGGTCAAGCTCAATGGCACTGAGTTAACCAAGTTGCGGGGTGGGAAATTGCGCAAATTGCGATCGCAAATGCAGATGATTTTCCAAGATCCGCGTGCCTGCCTTAATCCGCGCATGAATGTATTCAGGAGTGTGGCCGATCCGCTCTTGATTCATCAGCGGGTGGCAAATTTGCAAGCCGCCAGGGAACCAGTTTTTGATATTTTGGCCAAGGTTGGTTTAGACAGTAGTTTTGCCGATCGGTTACCCAGAGACTTATCTGGCGGCCAATTGCAACGGGTGGCGATCGCCAGAGCCCTGATTACCCAACCCAGTTTTATTATTTGTGATGAACCGGTTAGTATGCTGGATGCCACAATCCAGGCGCAGACATTAGAGCTAATGCGAGCCTTGAAGGAAGAATTTAAACTCACTTATCTATTCATTACCCATGATCTGGCGGTGGCAAATTTCTTTTGCGATCGGATCGCGGTGATGCAGCAGGGGAAAATTGTAGAGCAGGGCAAAACTAACCAGGTTTTATATGCACCTCAACATCCCTACACGCGATCGCTATTAAATTCAGTCCCCCGCTTGTAG
- a CDS encoding ABC-F family ATP-binding cassette domain-containing protein — protein MLRLEHIQKIYPTGVVLKDVTWEVKPGDRIGLVGVNGAGKSTQLRIIAGEIEPTAGQVVKPSDCHIAYLTQEFEVEPGRSVKSEFWQVFTEACQIQAELAEIHQQMEKLTPDDDFDKLLKRMDKLQRKFEALNGYELDSRIDKILPELGFSATDADRQVKEFSGGWQMRMSLGKIMLQEPDVLLLDEPTNHLDLETIEWLEGYLKGIKVPMVIVSHDREFLDRLCTQIVETERGVSQTYLGNYSTYLTQKEETKAAQQSAFDRQQKYLDKQQVFVEKFRASATRSTQAKSREKLLDKVEKIDAPVSNVKTLRFRFPPAPRSGRVVVEISDLTHAYGENILFLGADLLIEKGDRIAFVGPNGAGKSTLLRMIIGHEPHNEGEIKLGHNVLPGYFEQNQAEALDLHKTVYATIHDDFPKMTNEEVRTILGTFLFSGDTVFKEVVATSGGEKARLALLKMLLNPMNLMLLDEPTNHLDIPAKEMLEEALQAYEGTVIIVSHDRYFISQVATKIVELRDGELRMYDGDYAYYLSKLDEEKREAEYKKQQAALEAKRAAKRAKDKEKRKKK, from the coding sequence ATGTTGCGTCTAGAGCATATCCAAAAAATTTACCCCACTGGCGTAGTCCTCAAAGATGTGACCTGGGAAGTCAAACCAGGCGATCGAATTGGCTTGGTGGGTGTGAACGGAGCAGGCAAATCCACCCAATTACGCATCATTGCTGGCGAGATTGAACCCACCGCCGGACAGGTGGTTAAGCCCAGCGATTGCCACATTGCTTATCTGACCCAGGAATTTGAAGTGGAGCCGGGGCGATCGGTCAAGTCAGAATTCTGGCAGGTTTTCACTGAAGCTTGCCAGATCCAGGCCGAGCTAGCTGAAATTCATCAGCAAATGGAAAAACTCACGCCCGATGATGATTTTGATAAGCTGCTCAAACGGATGGACAAGTTACAGCGCAAGTTTGAAGCACTCAATGGCTATGAACTGGATAGCCGGATTGATAAGATTTTGCCGGAGTTAGGGTTCTCTGCCACCGATGCCGATCGCCAGGTCAAGGAATTTAGCGGCGGTTGGCAGATGCGGATGAGTCTGGGTAAAATTATGCTCCAGGAACCGGATGTGCTGCTGCTGGATGAGCCGACCAACCACCTGGATCTAGAAACGATCGAATGGTTGGAGGGATATCTGAAGGGGATCAAAGTGCCGATGGTGATTGTTTCCCACGATCGGGAATTTCTCGATCGGCTCTGTACTCAGATTGTGGAAACGGAACGCGGCGTATCGCAGACCTATCTGGGCAATTATTCCACCTACCTGACTCAGAAAGAAGAAACCAAGGCCGCCCAGCAAAGTGCCTTCGATCGCCAGCAGAAATATTTAGACAAGCAGCAAGTCTTTGTGGAAAAATTCCGTGCCAGCGCCACCCGCAGCACCCAGGCCAAGAGCCGCGAGAAGTTGCTAGACAAAGTCGAGAAGATCGATGCGCCGGTTAGCAATGTGAAAACGTTGCGATTCCGGTTCCCGCCTGCGCCGCGTAGTGGCCGGGTAGTGGTGGAAATCAGCGATCTTACCCATGCCTATGGTGAAAATATTTTGTTCCTGGGTGCGGACTTGCTAATCGAAAAGGGCGATCGGATTGCGTTTGTGGGGCCCAACGGCGCTGGTAAGTCTACCCTGTTGCGCATGATCATTGGGCATGAACCCCATAACGAAGGTGAGATTAAATTGGGGCATAATGTGCTGCCGGGCTACTTTGAACAAAACCAGGCCGAGGCGCTGGATCTGCATAAAACGGTCTATGCCACGATTCATGACGACTTCCCCAAAATGACCAACGAGGAAGTGCGCACCATACTGGGTACTTTTTTGTTTAGTGGCGATACGGTGTTCAAGGAAGTGGTTGCAACCAGTGGCGGCGAAAAGGCTAGACTGGCGCTGCTCAAAATGTTATTGAATCCAATGAATTTGATGCTGCTGGATGAGCCTACCAATCACCTGGATATCCCCGCTAAGGAAATGCTGGAGGAGGCACTGCAAGCCTATGAAGGTACGGTGATTATTGTCTCCCACGATCGCTATTTTATTTCCCAGGTCGCTACCAAGATCGTGGAACTGCGGGATGGGGAATTACGCATGTATGATGGCGATTATGCCTATTATCTGTCTAAGCTGGACGAGGAAAAACGGGAAGCGGAGTATAAAAAGCAACAGGCGGCATTAGAGGCGAAACGGGCGGCTAAGCGGGCTAAGGATAAAGAAAAGAGAAAGAAAAAATAG
- a CDS encoding P-type ATPase: MPKPSFLDAQQPWHSWEIEQVLEQLQSGVEGLSYVTARQRLRQYGSNKLPRHHKYRSIARQVFTNPFTYVVITLAIAVQYFSGYGWAILLVGVIHAAMGGSLIVWSERTNRLASLGRQERRHFLPASAIVVQRDGETMEVPARDLVMGDLVQLQPGVRPTVDLRLLASEDLQVNEANLSGGAIVAKQADTVLPAETIALERTNMVLAGSEITAGSGWGIVIATGKNTFWQSTTATSQTFSALHRQLRKLRRWWVIITLAVACGMGITAWQLEFNDPVALAAVILVGCYPQNLLRIATLAQLLAIKVLAKKRLWVKYPAAIDALGRIAIIMLILESDTTLNIEDLSPAGISWCGLIRASADDANSLGQVFGLEVYSYFDQPIERIRNWQASQQPVAVMGKELEDIPLLVQADLGLSDRSHPREVRDSAGLVLPKEDFTYLPLAIAAGRAVFDRLQRLLVLIFTGLAATLLLVIAALVGKAAFDTALDATLVPLEILWIGAIVTPALALPFMIEPGLNNIMAQPAAKFQSISRPGNLIRFGAASLTTTIAVIAVFALKYQGLAASLAQARTMGFTTLVFAQGFFAFGLCRRSLLKNIVLVVIMAILVVVQIAFVEVNFLGELMGTVPLTYTEWAIAALAATSVFWVYELLRTN; the protein is encoded by the coding sequence ATGCCCAAGCCGAGTTTTCTAGATGCACAACAACCCTGGCATAGCTGGGAAATTGAGCAAGTTCTTGAGCAGCTTCAATCTGGGGTTGAAGGTTTATCTTATGTGACCGCAAGACAGCGGCTACGGCAATATGGCAGTAACAAACTACCGCGCCATCACAAGTATCGATCGATCGCGCGGCAGGTATTTACGAATCCGTTTACCTATGTGGTAATTACCCTGGCGATCGCGGTGCAATATTTTAGTGGTTATGGTTGGGCGATTTTGCTAGTAGGGGTAATTCATGCGGCAATGGGAGGCTCATTGATTGTTTGGTCAGAACGCACCAATCGATTGGCCAGTCTGGGCAGGCAGGAACGGAGACATTTTTTACCCGCCAGTGCGATCGTGGTGCAACGGGATGGCGAGACGATGGAAGTTCCGGCGCGTGATCTGGTGATGGGGGATTTGGTGCAGCTCCAACCGGGAGTTCGTCCTACAGTTGATTTGCGGTTACTGGCAAGTGAAGATTTACAGGTTAATGAAGCCAATCTCAGTGGTGGTGCGATCGTTGCGAAGCAGGCTGATACTGTTTTACCGGCCGAAACGATCGCCCTGGAGCGCACTAATATGGTCTTGGCAGGCAGCGAAATTACCGCTGGCTCTGGTTGGGGAATTGTGATCGCCACTGGCAAAAATACCTTTTGGCAATCGACTACGGCCACCAGTCAAACTTTTTCAGCCTTGCACCGTCAGCTTAGAAAATTAAGGCGCTGGTGGGTGATTATTACCCTGGCGGTGGCATGCGGCATGGGCATAACTGCCTGGCAATTGGAGTTTAATGATCCGGTGGCGCTGGCGGCGGTAATTTTAGTGGGTTGCTATCCCCAAAATTTATTGCGGATCGCCACATTAGCACAACTCCTGGCGATTAAGGTACTGGCTAAAAAACGGCTATGGGTAAAATATCCAGCGGCGATCGATGCCCTGGGGCGGATTGCAATTATTATGTTGATCCTAGAATCAGATACGACCCTCAATATTGAAGACCTCAGCCCAGCGGGGATTAGCTGGTGCGGCTTGATTCGGGCTTCGGCCGATGATGCCAATTCCCTGGGGCAGGTGTTTGGGTTGGAGGTATATAGCTATTTTGACCAGCCGATCGAACGGATCCGCAATTGGCAGGCAAGTCAGCAACCAGTGGCGGTTATGGGTAAGGAATTGGAAGATATTCCCCTATTGGTGCAGGCGGATTTGGGGCTGAGCGATCGCTCCCATCCCCGCGAGGTGCGCGATAGTGCGGGTTTGGTTTTGCCCAAGGAAGATTTTACCTATTTGCCCTTGGCGATCGCGGCGGGTCGGGCGGTGTTCGATCGCTTGCAACGACTGTTGGTGCTAATTTTTACTGGCCTGGCTGCAACTTTATTGCTGGTGATTGCAGCTCTGGTGGGCAAGGCGGCATTTGATACGGCTCTGGATGCCACCCTGGTGCCGCTGGAAATTCTCTGGATTGGCGCGATCGTTACTCCGGCTCTAGCGTTGCCGTTTATGATTGAACCGGGCTTGAATAACATCATGGCACAGCCAGCGGCGAAGTTTCAGTCAATTTCCCGCCCAGGTAATTTAATTCGATTTGGGGCAGCTAGTTTAACCACCACGATCGCCGTGATCGCTGTTTTTGCGCTTAAATATCAGGGCTTGGCCGCATCCCTGGCACAGGCACGGACAATGGGTTTTACTACCCTGGTATTTGCCCAGGGGTTCTTTGCTTTTGGGTTATGTCGGCGTAGCTTGCTTAAAAATATCGTTTTGGTGGTGATTATGGCGATCCTGGTGGTGGTGCAAATTGCCTTCGTCGAGGTTAACTTCCTGGGTGAATTGATGGGCACAGTACCGCTGACCTATACGGAATGGGCGATCGCGGCGCTGGCTGCTACTTCTGTTTTCTGGGTCTATGAATTATTGCGAACTAATTAA
- the guaA gene encoding glutamine-hydrolyzing GMP synthase → MIAIVDFGSQYSELIARRIRETQVYSEVMPYYTSAEEIAKFRPRGIILSGGPNSVYAPNAPHCDPGIWDLGIPILGVCYGMQLMVQQLGGRVEQADRGEYGKASLTIDDPTDLLTNVDDGAVMWMSHGDSVLEMPAGFTVLAHTANTPCAAIANPERNFYGVQFHPEVVHSIGGKALIRNFVYHICECEPTWTTESFIEESIREIRSQVGEKRVLLALSGGVDSSTLAFLLHRAIGDRLTCMFIDQGFMRKGEPERLVKLFKEQFHIPVEYINASDRFLNLMEGIIEPERKRKLIGYEFIKVFEEESRRLGPFDYLAQGTLYPDVIESADTNIDPATGKRIAVKIKSHHNVGGLPPDLRFVLVEPLRKLFKDEVRKVGTVLGLPAEIVKRQPFPGPGLAIRIIGEITPERLEMLRDADLILRQEINRSGMYNELWQAFAVLLPTVRSVGVMGDARTYAHPVVLRFVTSEDGMTADWAKVPYELIGTIANRIVNEVPGINRVVMDVTSKPPGTIEWE, encoded by the coding sequence ATGATTGCGATCGTTGATTTTGGTTCCCAATATTCCGAACTCATCGCCCGACGCATCCGCGAAACCCAGGTCTACTCGGAAGTAATGCCCTACTACACCTCCGCCGAGGAGATCGCCAAATTTAGACCCAGGGGTATTATTCTTTCTGGGGGGCCGAACTCGGTTTATGCTCCCAATGCACCCCATTGTGATCCAGGGATCTGGGATTTGGGCATTCCTATTCTGGGCGTTTGCTATGGGATGCAACTGATGGTGCAGCAGCTTGGTGGCAGAGTGGAACAGGCTGATCGCGGTGAGTATGGCAAGGCCAGCCTGACGATTGATGATCCCACTGATTTGCTTACTAATGTGGATGATGGCGCAGTGATGTGGATGAGTCATGGTGACTCGGTGCTGGAAATGCCGGCTGGATTTACGGTGTTGGCTCATACGGCCAATACTCCCTGTGCGGCGATCGCCAATCCAGAGCGCAACTTCTATGGCGTGCAATTTCATCCCGAAGTAGTGCATTCGATCGGTGGTAAGGCGCTGATTCGTAATTTTGTATATCACATTTGCGAGTGTGAACCAACCTGGACGACGGAATCATTCATTGAAGAATCGATTCGGGAAATTCGCTCCCAAGTTGGCGAGAAGCGGGTTTTGCTGGCTCTCTCTGGTGGGGTGGATTCTTCGACTCTGGCGTTTTTATTGCACCGGGCGATCGGCGATCGGCTCACCTGCATGTTCATCGACCAGGGCTTTATGCGCAAGGGTGAACCAGAACGCCTGGTTAAGCTATTTAAGGAGCAATTCCATATTCCGGTTGAATATATCAATGCCAGCGATCGCTTCTTGAACCTAATGGAAGGCATTATTGAACCGGAGCGCAAGCGCAAGCTGATCGGCTATGAATTTATTAAGGTCTTTGAGGAAGAATCAAGGCGGTTGGGGCCGTTTGACTATTTAGCCCAGGGCACACTCTATCCCGATGTGATCGAGTCAGCGGATACCAACATCGATCCGGCCACCGGCAAGCGGATTGCTGTAAAGATCAAGAGCCATCACAATGTGGGTGGTCTGCCCCCCGATCTGCGGTTTGTGCTGGTGGAGCCACTGCGCAAGCTATTTAAAGACGAAGTTAGAAAAGTTGGCACCGTCCTGGGTTTACCCGCAGAAATTGTCAAGCGTCAGCCTTTTCCTGGGCCTGGTTTGGCGATCCGAATCATTGGCGAAATCACCCCAGAACGATTGGAAATGTTGCGCGATGCTGATTTGATCCTGCGCCAGGAAATCAATCGATCGGGGATGTATAACGAATTGTGGCAGGCGTTTGCGGTGCTGCTGCCCACAGTGCGTAGTGTTGGGGTAATGGGTGATGCACGTACCTATGCCCATCCCGTAGTATTGCGCTTTGTCACCAGCGAAGATGGTATGACCGCCGATTGGGCCAAAGTGCCCTATGAACTGATCGGTACGATCGCCAATCGGATTGTGAATGAAGTACCTGGCATCAATCGGGTAGTGATGGATGTGACTTCCAAGCCACCGGGCACGATCGAGTGGGAATAA